From one Streptomyces sp. CA-210063 genomic stretch:
- a CDS encoding carbonic anhydrase, with amino-acid sequence MNSDAASNRGDGAEATDSADAPISHVKPRGRRSLLRAALAGSAVLGGGLAIGAFPADAEPVSRSNRSTPTPSAATRTRPSTPEEALTELSKGNRRWRELHQQHPDEDAVVRRTLTTSQHPFALILGCIDSRVPPELVFDQGLGDLMTVRSAGEVLDEAVLGSVAYGVLELDIPLVMVLGHQSCGAVKAAVAADQTGEELPAHIQYIADEIAPAIDHSVEGDARIAATIDANVRMVRSRLDAEPDLAAKVKAGKVAIVGARYDLTTQRVHLLK; translated from the coding sequence GTGAACTCCGACGCAGCATCCAACAGAGGCGACGGCGCCGAGGCGACCGACTCCGCCGACGCCCCGATATCCCACGTGAAGCCGCGCGGCCGGCGCTCGCTCCTGCGCGCCGCGCTGGCCGGCTCCGCGGTCCTCGGCGGCGGCCTCGCCATCGGCGCCTTCCCGGCCGACGCCGAGCCCGTCTCCCGCTCCAACCGCTCCACCCCCACGCCCTCCGCCGCCACCCGCACGCGGCCGAGTACGCCCGAAGAGGCGCTGACGGAGCTGTCGAAGGGCAACCGCCGCTGGCGGGAACTCCACCAGCAGCACCCCGACGAGGACGCCGTGGTGCGCAGGACCCTGACGACCAGTCAGCACCCCTTCGCCCTGATCCTCGGCTGCATCGACTCCCGTGTCCCCCCGGAGCTGGTCTTCGACCAGGGCCTCGGCGACCTGATGACCGTGCGCAGCGCGGGCGAGGTGCTGGACGAGGCGGTGCTCGGCAGCGTCGCGTACGGCGTCCTGGAGCTGGACATCCCGCTGGTCATGGTGCTCGGCCACCAGTCCTGCGGTGCCGTGAAGGCGGCGGTCGCGGCGGACCAGACCGGTGAGGAACTTCCGGCCCACATCCAGTACATCGCCGACGAGATCGCCCCGGCCATCGACCACAGCGTGGAGGGTGACGCCCGGATCGCGGCGACCATCGACGCGAACGTCCGCATGGTGCGCTCCAGGCTCGACGCCGAGCCGGACCTCGCCGCCAAGGTGAAGGCGGGCAAGGTGGCCATCGTCGGCGCCCGCTACGACCTGACGACCCAGCGCGTGCACCTGCTCAAGTAA
- a CDS encoding DUF6299 family protein → MSRVPRIAGAAVGAALLLFSAAPSAGATSGSFETVTIDPTGYVAPDGTLRLSGTYRCLGGDGPVFVSSSLAQGDSRVRRGVGGTSAVCDGADHTWTNTDKAEPGRYRPGPARVEATVTELSGSGLPLPRFHAVKQQDITLVEG, encoded by the coding sequence ATGTCCCGCGTTCCCCGGATCGCCGGCGCGGCCGTCGGCGCCGCGCTGCTGCTGTTCTCCGCCGCCCCGTCCGCCGGTGCCACGAGCGGGTCGTTCGAGACGGTGACGATCGACCCCACCGGGTATGTCGCCCCGGACGGCACCCTCAGACTCTCCGGCACCTACCGCTGTCTCGGCGGCGACGGCCCCGTCTTCGTCTCGTCCTCGCTCGCGCAGGGCGACAGCAGGGTCCGCAGGGGAGTCGGCGGCACGTCGGCCGTCTGCGACGGCGCCGACCACACCTGGACCAACACCGACAAGGCGGAGCCCGGCCGCTACCGGCCGGGTCCGGCCCGGGTCGAGGCCACCGTCACGGAGCTGTCCGGCAGTGGCCTGCCGCTGCCCAGGTTCCACGCGGTGAAGCAGCAGGACATCACCCTCGTCGAGGGCTGA
- a CDS encoding DUF5999 family protein gives MCSHQPLCPSAHNSDRDAAHVVAFHPEQGWNLLCTGAIVFDDTGEILPDGSIVAPSRLAVAA, from the coding sequence ATGTGTTCACACCAGCCCCTGTGCCCCTCGGCCCACAACTCCGACCGCGACGCCGCGCACGTCGTCGCCTTCCACCCCGAGCAGGGCTGGAACCTGCTGTGCACCGGGGCGATCGTCTTCGACGACACCGGGGAGATCCTGCCCGACGGCAGCATCGTCGCGCCGAGCCGTCTCGCCGTCGCCGCCTGA
- a CDS encoding RidA family protein, whose translation MSAERVNPAGLSPPTGFSHAVVVTGSRVVFLAGQTALDADGKVVGETLEEQFERALANLLTALEAAGGTPADLARVTVYATDVADYRVRAPQLGRVWRRLAGRDYPAMAVIGVVRLWDERAVVELDGFAVLP comes from the coding sequence ATGAGCGCCGAGCGGGTGAACCCGGCCGGGCTGTCACCGCCCACCGGCTTCTCGCACGCCGTCGTCGTCACCGGCTCCCGGGTCGTGTTCCTGGCGGGCCAGACCGCGCTCGACGCGGACGGCAAGGTCGTGGGGGAGACACTGGAGGAGCAGTTCGAGCGGGCGCTCGCCAATCTGCTGACCGCGCTGGAGGCCGCCGGCGGCACACCGGCCGACCTCGCCCGCGTCACGGTCTACGCGACGGATGTCGCCGACTACCGTGTCCGCGCGCCTCAACTCGGCCGTGTCTGGCGGAGGTTGGCGGGCCGGGACTATCCCGCGATGGCGGTGATCGGCGTCGTACGGCTCTGGGACGAGCGGGCTGTGGTGGAGCTGGACGGCTTCGCGGTCCTGCCGTAG
- a CDS encoding acyl-CoA dehydrogenase family protein, translated as MTAFSLEPAQLAWRAELRTLAAERLRPLADKGEPGHVNRPLVAELGRLGLLSRLFTSGALDLCLMRESLAYVCTEAETALALQGLGAHPVHAHGTEAQRARWLPRVSDGDAVAAFALSEPGAGSDAAALSLRAEPDGTGRWRLTGEKCWISNAPEADLYTVFARTTPDAGARGVTAFLVPADRPGLTGTPLDLLSPHPIGALDFDAVPVTADDVLGAPDRGFRVAMATLNLFRPSVGAFAVGMAEAALDATLAHTSRRQAFGGRLRDLQTVAHQVAEMAMRTEAARLMVYAAATAYDLGDPDVPRRAAMAKLLATETAQYVVDAAVQLHGARALLRGHLLEHLYREVRAPRIYEGASEVQRTVIAKELYQRTASQERSS; from the coding sequence ATGACCGCATTCTCGCTCGAACCGGCACAACTCGCCTGGCGTGCCGAACTGCGCACCCTGGCCGCCGAACGCCTGCGCCCCTTGGCCGACAAGGGCGAGCCCGGCCACGTCAACCGCCCCCTCGTCGCCGAGCTCGGCCGGCTGGGTCTGCTCTCCCGGCTGTTCACCTCGGGCGCGCTCGACCTCTGTCTGATGCGCGAGTCACTGGCGTACGTCTGCACGGAGGCCGAGACGGCGCTGGCCCTCCAAGGGCTGGGCGCCCATCCGGTCCACGCCCACGGCACCGAGGCACAGCGGGCCCGCTGGCTCCCCCGGGTGAGTGACGGCGACGCGGTCGCGGCCTTCGCGCTCAGCGAGCCGGGGGCCGGCTCGGACGCGGCGGCCCTGTCCCTCCGAGCGGAGCCGGACGGCACCGGACGCTGGCGCCTGACCGGTGAGAAGTGCTGGATCTCCAACGCCCCCGAGGCCGACCTCTACACCGTCTTCGCCCGCACCACCCCCGACGCGGGCGCCCGTGGCGTGACCGCCTTCCTGGTCCCGGCCGACCGCCCCGGCCTCACCGGCACCCCGCTCGACCTGCTCTCCCCGCACCCCATCGGCGCCCTCGACTTCGACGCCGTACCCGTCACGGCGGACGATGTCCTGGGCGCACCCGACCGCGGCTTCCGTGTCGCCATGGCCACCCTCAACCTCTTCCGCCCGAGCGTCGGCGCCTTCGCGGTCGGCATGGCCGAGGCCGCGCTGGACGCCACCCTCGCCCACACCTCCCGGCGCCAGGCGTTCGGCGGCAGGTTGAGGGATCTTCAGACGGTCGCCCACCAGGTCGCCGAGATGGCGATGCGCACGGAGGCGGCCCGGCTCATGGTCTACGCGGCGGCGACGGCGTACGACTTGGGCGACCCGGACGTACCCCGGCGGGCCGCGATGGCGAAGCTGCTGGCCACGGAGACCGCGCAGTACGTCGTCGACGCGGCCGTACAACTGCACGGGGCCAGGGCGCTGCTCCGCGGCCATCTGCTCGAACACCTCTACCGGGAGGTGCGGGCGCCGCGCATCTACGAGGGGGCGAGCGAGGTGCAACGGACGGTCATCGCCAAGGAGTTGTACCAGCGGACCGCGTCACAGGAGAGGTCTTCATGA
- a CDS encoding AMP-binding protein: MNSRVTAHLDTFARDRLPPPDQWPELSFGLPELRYPDRLNAAAELLDGGDPGRPVFRTPAGDTWTYGELRARVDRIAHTLTSTLGVVPGNRVLLRGPTTPWLAACWLAVLKAGAVAVTVLAQQRPYELATVCEPARVSHALCDIRSVDDLAKADVPGLRITTYGGDGPDDLFRLPAPNGPYEAVATAADDVALIAFTSGTTGRPKGCLHFHRDLLAVADTFSKHVLRPRADDVFAGSPPLGFTFGLGGLVVFPMRAGASALLLEQAGPKQLLPAVGEHGVSVLFTAPTAYRAMLGELNGSDGYDISSLRRCVSAGENLPAATWRAWHERTGLRIINGIGATELLHIFISAADEAVRPGTTGVPVPGWHARVQDADGVPVPDGEQGLLAVRGPVGCRYLADERQREYVRGGWNVTGDTYVREPDGYFRYVARADDMIVSAGYNIAGPEVEDALLRHPDVVEAAVVGRPDEARGQVVVAYVVVGAGAGRDGERLRAFLKSELAPYKCPKEIVFLDALPRTATGKLQRFRLRTLGDQQ; encoded by the coding sequence ATGAATTCCAGGGTCACCGCCCATCTCGACACCTTCGCCCGGGACCGTCTCCCACCTCCGGACCAGTGGCCCGAGCTGTCCTTCGGCCTTCCCGAGCTGCGCTACCCGGACCGTCTCAACGCCGCCGCCGAACTGCTCGACGGGGGCGACCCCGGCCGGCCCGTCTTCCGCACCCCCGCCGGGGACACCTGGACGTACGGCGAACTCCGCGCCCGGGTCGACCGGATCGCCCACACGCTCACGTCCACCCTCGGCGTCGTCCCCGGCAACCGGGTCCTGCTGCGCGGGCCCACCACGCCCTGGCTGGCCGCGTGCTGGCTGGCGGTGCTCAAGGCGGGGGCGGTCGCGGTGACGGTGCTCGCGCAGCAGCGGCCGTACGAACTGGCGACGGTCTGCGAGCCGGCGCGGGTGTCGCACGCGCTGTGCGACATACGGTCCGTGGACGACCTCGCGAAGGCGGACGTGCCGGGGCTCAGGATCACCACGTACGGCGGGGACGGCCCTGACGACCTGTTCCGCCTGCCCGCGCCCAACGGGCCGTACGAGGCGGTCGCCACGGCGGCCGACGACGTGGCGCTGATCGCGTTCACGTCCGGTACGACCGGGCGGCCCAAGGGGTGTCTGCACTTCCACCGGGACCTGCTGGCGGTCGCGGACACCTTCTCGAAGCATGTGCTGCGGCCCCGGGCGGACGACGTGTTCGCCGGGTCTCCCCCGCTCGGCTTCACCTTCGGGCTCGGCGGTCTCGTCGTCTTCCCGATGCGGGCCGGCGCCAGCGCCCTGCTGCTCGAACAGGCGGGGCCGAAGCAGCTGCTCCCGGCGGTCGGCGAGCACGGGGTGTCGGTGCTGTTCACCGCGCCGACGGCGTACCGGGCGATGCTGGGCGAGCTGAACGGGTCGGACGGGTACGACATCTCGTCGCTCAGGCGGTGTGTGTCGGCGGGCGAGAACCTGCCCGCGGCGACCTGGCGGGCCTGGCACGAGCGGACCGGGCTGCGGATCATCAACGGCATCGGCGCGACCGAGCTGCTGCACATCTTCATCTCCGCGGCCGACGAGGCCGTCCGGCCGGGGACGACGGGGGTGCCCGTACCGGGGTGGCACGCGCGCGTGCAGGACGCGGACGGGGTGCCGGTGCCCGACGGGGAGCAGGGGCTGCTCGCGGTGCGGGGTCCGGTGGGGTGCCGTTATCTGGCGGACGAGCGGCAGCGGGAGTACGTGCGGGGCGGCTGGAACGTCACGGGTGACACGTATGTCCGCGAGCCGGACGGGTATTTCCGCTATGTCGCGCGCGCCGACGACATGATCGTCTCGGCCGGTTACAACATCGCGGGCCCCGAAGTAGAGGACGCCCTGCTGCGCCATCCGGACGTGGTGGAGGCGGCCGTGGTGGGGCGGCCGGACGAGGCGCGCGGGCAGGTCGTCGTCGCGTATGTGGTCGTCGGAGCGGGCGCCGGCCGGGACGGCGAAAGGCTGCGCGCGTTCCTCAAGTCGGAGCTGGCTCCGTACAAATGTCCGAAGGAGATCGTGTTCCTGGACGCGCTGCCCCGCACGGCGACCGGCAAACTTCAGCGGTTCCGGCTGCGCACCCTAGGTGACCAGCAGTGA
- a CDS encoding PaaX family transcriptional regulator: MINVSEQHAPRSLIVTFYGAYGRSVPGPVPVSELIRLLAAVGVDAPSVRSSVSRLKRRGLLLPARTAAGAAGYALSEDARQLLEDGDRRIYATTPEQDEGWVLAVFSVPESERQKRHVLRSRLAGLGFGTAAPGVWIAPARLYEETRHTLTRLRLDPYVDLFRGEHLGFAATAEAVARWWDLAGIAKQHEAFLDRHAPVLHSWEHRADTPPEEAYRDYLMALDSWRHLPYADPGLPAALLPADWPGVRSAAVFRALHARLRDAGAGFAGVDLQGTSSKLKDL; the protein is encoded by the coding sequence ATGATCAACGTGTCCGAACAGCACGCACCACGTTCGCTCATCGTCACCTTCTACGGCGCGTACGGCCGTTCGGTGCCGGGTCCCGTACCCGTCTCCGAGCTGATCCGGCTGCTCGCCGCGGTCGGTGTCGACGCGCCCTCCGTCCGCTCCTCGGTGTCCCGGCTGAAGCGGCGGGGACTGCTGCTGCCGGCCCGCACGGCGGCGGGAGCGGCGGGGTACGCGCTGTCGGAGGACGCGCGGCAGTTGCTCGAGGACGGCGACCGGCGGATCTACGCGACGACACCCGAGCAGGACGAGGGCTGGGTGCTGGCCGTGTTCTCCGTGCCGGAGTCGGAGCGGCAGAAGCGGCATGTGCTGCGCTCCCGGCTGGCCGGACTCGGCTTCGGCACGGCCGCCCCGGGGGTGTGGATCGCGCCGGCCCGGCTGTACGAGGAGACCCGGCACACCCTGACCCGGCTGCGGCTCGACCCGTACGTGGACCTGTTCCGGGGCGAGCACCTGGGGTTCGCGGCGACCGCCGAGGCGGTGGCCCGCTGGTGGGACCTGGCCGGGATCGCCAAACAGCACGAGGCCTTCCTCGACCGGCACGCGCCCGTGCTGCACAGCTGGGAGCACCGCGCCGACACCCCGCCGGAGGAGGCGTACCGCGACTATCTGATGGCCCTGGACTCCTGGCGCCACCTGCCGTACGCCGACCCCGGGTTGCCCGCCGCGCTGCTGCCCGCCGACTGGCCGGGGGTGCGCTCGGCGGCCGTGTTCCGGGCGCTGCACGCGCGGCTACGGGATGCGGGAGCGGGGTTCGCGGGAGTGGACTTGCAGGGAACCTCAAGCAAACTTAAAGATCTATAA
- a CDS encoding sulfotransferase family protein has protein sequence MSLMRNLNRALTATTGLHVQKAVPTPAPKPAAKKPTAVYRCPDPEDLATDRLLRQPIFIMSPVRSGSTLLRMLMNAHSRLHSPHELHIRRLEVGYGSKLSQKAMSALDLERGDLEHLLWDRVMHRELVRSGKDFVVEKTPSNAFVYERIRDCWPDARFVFLLRHPVSIAQSWHEGDPDKRTYDEAAADALRYMKAVDRARKGLTGHTVRYEDITADPEKEMRRLCLFLDLDFEPAMLDYGRKDDAQVVKGLGDWRDKIKTGQVQAGRALPTEDDIPEILRPMCEAWGYSK, from the coding sequence ATGAGCCTCATGCGCAACCTGAACCGTGCACTCACCGCCACCACCGGCTTGCACGTACAGAAGGCCGTTCCGACCCCCGCGCCGAAACCGGCCGCGAAGAAGCCCACGGCGGTGTACCGATGTCCGGATCCCGAGGACCTCGCCACGGACCGGTTGCTGAGGCAGCCCATCTTCATCATGTCTCCCGTGCGCTCCGGCTCCACGCTGCTGCGGATGCTGATGAACGCGCACTCACGGCTGCACTCCCCGCACGAGCTGCACATACGCCGACTGGAGGTCGGCTACGGCAGCAAGCTGTCGCAGAAGGCGATGAGCGCCCTCGACCTGGAGCGCGGCGACCTGGAGCATCTGCTGTGGGACCGGGTCATGCACCGCGAACTGGTCAGATCGGGCAAGGACTTCGTCGTCGAGAAGACCCCGAGCAACGCCTTCGTGTACGAGCGCATCCGGGACTGCTGGCCCGACGCCCGCTTCGTCTTCCTGCTGCGCCACCCGGTCTCCATCGCCCAGTCGTGGCACGAGGGCGACCCCGACAAGCGCACCTACGACGAGGCCGCCGCCGACGCGCTGCGCTATATGAAGGCCGTCGACCGGGCCCGCAAGGGACTCACGGGCCACACAGTGCGCTACGAGGACATCACCGCCGACCCCGAGAAGGAGATGCGGCGGCTCTGCCTGTTCCTCGACCTCGACTTCGAGCCGGCCATGCTCGACTACGGCAGGAAGGACGACGCCCAGGTCGTGAAGGGCCTCGGCGACTGGCGCGACAAGATCAAGACCGGCCAGGTGCAGGCCGGGCGCGCGCTCCCCACCGAGGACGACATCCCGGAGATCCTCCGGCCGATGTGTGAGGCGTGGGGCTACAGCAAGTGA
- a CDS encoding glycosyltransferase family 4 protein, with amino-acid sequence MTDRRPLPQRPRVRYLLLHAYGRGGTIRTVMNQANSLVAAGWNVEIVSAVRRRDDLQFPLDPRVKVSTVVDLREDAYTPPSGLVARWRDRKRGDLLEAPARHIPKGEFGYRYFNRYVEDRLITYLRSLTDGILVTTRPALNFLSAEHATSGVVRVAQEHMNLGTHKRDVQQRIQETYPRFATVAVLTERDREEYAELLPGTRVIRIPNAVHSLDQVPATPASKIAVAAGRLFPQKGFDMLIPAWAKLVETYPDWQLRIYGSGEKKSELRNLIDEHHLYNHVFLMGHTDRLDDELAKASFYVLSSRFEGLPMVMIEAMSHALPVVSFDCPTGPADVLTHGVDGLLVAPEDPDALADAMGRLMADEVLRADMGVAAVLTAASYGPDAVHHRWESLFISLHEQRHGTAAAGAAKGTHA; translated from the coding sequence ATGACCGACCGTCGTCCACTCCCCCAGCGTCCCCGCGTCCGCTATCTGCTGCTGCACGCGTACGGCCGGGGCGGCACCATCCGCACGGTGATGAACCAGGCCAACTCCCTCGTCGCCGCGGGATGGAACGTGGAGATCGTCAGCGCGGTGCGCCGCCGCGACGACCTCCAGTTCCCGCTCGACCCCCGGGTGAAGGTCTCCACGGTCGTCGATCTGCGCGAGGACGCCTACACCCCGCCGTCCGGCCTGGTCGCCCGCTGGCGCGACCGCAAGCGCGGCGACCTGCTGGAGGCACCCGCCCGGCACATCCCGAAGGGCGAGTTCGGCTACCGCTACTTCAACCGGTACGTCGAGGACCGGCTCATCACGTACCTGCGGTCGTTGACCGACGGCATCCTGGTGACCACCCGGCCCGCGCTGAACTTCCTCTCCGCCGAGCACGCCACCAGCGGTGTCGTCCGGGTCGCCCAGGAGCACATGAACCTCGGCACCCACAAGCGGGACGTGCAGCAGCGCATCCAGGAGACGTATCCGCGCTTCGCCACGGTCGCCGTGCTCACCGAGCGCGACCGCGAGGAGTACGCCGAACTCCTCCCCGGCACCCGGGTCATCCGTATCCCCAACGCCGTGCACTCCCTCGACCAGGTCCCCGCCACCCCCGCGTCGAAGATCGCGGTGGCGGCCGGCCGGCTCTTCCCGCAGAAGGGCTTCGACATGCTGATCCCGGCCTGGGCGAAGCTCGTCGAGACGTACCCCGACTGGCAGCTGAGAATTTACGGCAGCGGCGAGAAGAAGTCAGAACTTCGCAACCTCATAGATGAACACCATCTCTACAATCACGTCTTCCTCATGGGACACACCGACCGCTTGGACGACGAACTCGCCAAGGCCTCCTTCTACGTGCTCAGCTCACGCTTCGAAGGACTGCCGATGGTGATGATCGAGGCGATGAGCCACGCCCTCCCCGTGGTGAGCTTCGACTGCCCGACCGGCCCCGCCGACGTGCTGACGCACGGCGTGGACGGGCTGCTCGTCGCGCCCGAGGACCCCGACGCGCTCGCCGACGCCATGGGCAGGCTGATGGCCGACGAGGTGCTGCGCGCCGACATGGGTGTGGCCGCGGTCCTCACGGCCGCCTCGTACGGCCCGGACGCCGTCCATCACCGCTGGGAATCCCTCTTCATCTCCCTCCACGAGCAACGGCACGGCACCGCCGCCGCCGGCGCCGCGAAAGGAACACACGCATGA
- the cysC gene encoding adenylyl-sulfate kinase: protein MTTSSRASKAQGATVWLTGLPSAGKTTIARVLAGRLRSEGHRVEVLDGDEIRRFLSAGLGFSREDRNTNVQRIGLVAEVLARNGVLAVVPVIAPYADSREAVRKRHDVSGTPYVEVHVATPVEVCSERDVKGLYARQAAGQLKGLTGVDDPYEPPADPALVLPTQDQTPDESAACVYALLAERGLV, encoded by the coding sequence ATGACCACCTCGTCCAGGGCGTCCAAAGCCCAGGGAGCCACGGTCTGGCTCACCGGACTGCCGAGCGCGGGCAAGACCACGATCGCCCGCGTCCTCGCCGGCCGGCTGCGGTCCGAGGGGCACCGTGTGGAGGTCCTCGACGGTGACGAGATCCGCCGCTTCCTCTCCGCCGGCCTCGGCTTCTCCCGCGAGGACCGCAACACCAACGTCCAGCGCATCGGCCTGGTCGCCGAGGTCCTCGCCCGCAACGGCGTGCTGGCCGTCGTCCCCGTCATCGCGCCGTACGCCGACAGCCGCGAGGCCGTCCGCAAGCGCCACGACGTGAGCGGCACCCCGTACGTCGAGGTGCATGTCGCCACCCCCGTCGAGGTGTGCAGCGAGCGTGACGTGAAGGGCCTGTACGCCCGTCAGGCCGCCGGCCAGCTCAAGGGCCTGACCGGGGTCGACGATCCGTACGAGCCGCCGGCCGACCCCGCGCTCGTGCTCCCGACGCAGGACCAGACGCCCGACGAATCGGCCGCGTGCGTGTACGCGCTGCTGGCGGAGCGAGGCCTCGTATGA
- the cysD gene encoding sulfate adenylyltransferase subunit CysD yields MSVHTLSHLDALESEAVHIFREVAGEFERPVILFSGGKDSIVMLHLALKAFAPALVPFTLLHVDTGHNFPEVLEYRDRTVARHGLRLHVASVQDYIDRGVLRERPDGTRNPLQTVPLTERIQSERFDAVFGGGRRDEEKARAKERVFSLRDEFSQWDPRRQRPELWNLYNGRHAPGEHVRVFPLSNWTELDVWQYIAREGIELPEIYFAHHREVFMRGGMWLTAGEWGGPKDGETVEKRQVRYRTVGDMSCTGAVDSDATTLDAVITEIAASRLTERGATRADDKMSEAAMEDRKREGYF; encoded by the coding sequence ATGAGCGTCCACACCCTGTCCCACCTGGACGCGCTGGAGTCCGAGGCCGTCCACATCTTCCGCGAGGTCGCGGGCGAGTTCGAGCGGCCGGTGATCCTCTTCTCCGGCGGCAAGGACTCCATCGTCATGCTGCACCTGGCGCTGAAGGCCTTCGCCCCCGCCCTGGTCCCCTTCACGCTGCTGCACGTCGACACCGGGCACAACTTCCCGGAGGTACTGGAGTACCGCGACCGCACGGTGGCCCGGCACGGCCTGCGACTGCATGTCGCCTCCGTGCAGGACTACATCGACCGGGGTGTGCTGCGGGAACGCCCCGACGGGACCCGGAACCCCCTCCAGACCGTGCCGTTGACGGAGAGGATCCAGAGCGAGCGCTTCGACGCCGTCTTCGGTGGTGGCCGCCGGGACGAGGAGAAGGCGCGCGCCAAGGAGCGGGTGTTCTCCCTGCGCGACGAGTTCTCGCAGTGGGACCCGCGCCGCCAGCGGCCCGAGCTGTGGAACCTGTACAACGGCCGCCACGCGCCCGGCGAGCACGTCCGTGTGTTCCCGCTCTCCAACTGGACCGAGCTGGACGTCTGGCAGTACATCGCCCGCGAGGGCATCGAACTGCCGGAGATCTACTTCGCCCACCATCGCGAGGTGTTCATGCGGGGCGGGATGTGGCTGACCGCGGGCGAGTGGGGCGGGCCCAAGGACGGTGAGACCGTCGAGAAGCGGCAGGTGCGGTACCGGACGGTCGGTGACATGTCCTGCACGGGGGCGGTGGACTCCGACGCGACCACGCTGGACGCCGTGATCACCGAGATCGCCGCCTCCCGGCTCACCGAGCGGGGCGCGACGCGCGCCGACGACAAGATGTCCGAGGCCGCGATGGAAGACCGTAAGCGCGAGGGGTACTTCTAA
- a CDS encoding sulfate adenylyltransferase subunit 1: MSTMTIDTLRFATAGSVDDGKSTLVGRLLHDSKSVLTDQLEAVARVSAGRGQEAPDLALLTDGLRAEREQGITIDVAYRYFATAKRRFILADTPGHVQYTRNMVTGASTAELAIVLVDARNGVVEQTLRHAAVAALLRVPHVVLAVNKMDLVGYEEKEFRRIVEDFARHADELGLPGFTSIPVSALVGDNVVDRSGRMEWYDGPALLEFLESVPVGVETADAPARFPVQYVIRHDEVRYYAGQLVSGALRVGDRVTVHPSGETSEITEIDVLGEPAEVAYAPQSISVRLADQRDVSRGDMITAAGADAPTLTQDVRAAVCHLAERPLRVGDRVLLRHTTRTVKAIVKDLGGFPELTTNDLGRVVLRTAEPLALDDYAAVRRTGSFILVDPADGATLTAGMTDLS, from the coding sequence ATGAGCACGATGACCATCGACACCCTTCGCTTCGCGACGGCCGGTTCGGTCGACGACGGCAAGTCCACGCTCGTCGGGCGGCTGCTGCACGACTCCAAGTCGGTCCTCACCGACCAGTTGGAGGCGGTGGCGCGGGTCTCGGCCGGCCGTGGCCAGGAAGCCCCGGATCTCGCGCTGCTCACCGACGGTCTGCGGGCCGAACGGGAGCAGGGCATCACCATCGACGTGGCGTACCGCTACTTCGCCACGGCCAAGCGCCGGTTCATCCTCGCCGACACCCCCGGCCATGTGCAGTACACCCGCAACATGGTGACGGGTGCCTCCACCGCCGAGCTGGCGATCGTCCTGGTCGACGCGCGCAACGGGGTCGTGGAGCAGACGCTCCGGCACGCGGCCGTCGCGGCGCTGCTGCGCGTCCCGCACGTGGTCCTCGCCGTCAACAAGATGGACCTCGTCGGGTACGAGGAGAAGGAGTTCCGCCGGATCGTCGAGGACTTCGCGCGGCACGCGGACGAGCTGGGGCTGCCCGGCTTCACCTCGATCCCGGTCTCGGCGCTGGTCGGTGACAACGTCGTCGACCGGTCCGGGCGGATGGAGTGGTACGACGGTCCGGCGCTTCTGGAGTTCCTGGAGAGCGTGCCGGTGGGGGTGGAGACGGCGGACGCTCCGGCCCGCTTCCCCGTGCAGTACGTGATCCGGCACGACGAAGTCCGGTACTACGCCGGTCAGTTGGTGTCGGGGGCGCTGCGGGTGGGTGACCGGGTGACCGTCCACCCGTCGGGCGAGACCTCCGAGATCACGGAGATCGACGTCCTGGGTGAGCCGGCGGAGGTCGCGTACGCGCCGCAGTCGATCAGCGTGCGGCTGGCGGACCAGCGGGACGTCTCCCGTGGGGACATGATCACCGCGGCCGGGGCGGACGCGCCGACGCTGACGCAGGACGTCCGCGCGGCCGTCTGCCATCTGGCGGAGCGGCCGCTGCGCGTGGGCGACCGCGTACTGCTCCGGCACACGACCCGCACCGTCAAGGCCATCGTCAAGGACCTCGGCGGCTTCCCCGAACTGACCACGAACGACCTGGGCCGCGTGGTGCTGCGCACGGCCGAGCCGTTGGCCCTGGACGACTATGCGGCCGTACGACGGACGGGGTCGTTCATCCTGGTCGACCCGGCGGACGGGGCGACGCTGACGGCGGGGATGACGGACCTGTCATAA